One genomic region from Salinicola endophyticus encodes:
- a CDS encoding L-lactate permease: protein MDHTVLSLLAFLPLILAGVLLIGLRMAARTAMPIVFVVAVLIALFAWDMTANRVLASTLQGLILTVALLWIIFGAILLLNTLKHSGGIMAIRNGFSGISPDRRVQALIVAWLFGCFIEGASGFGTPAAVAAPLMVALGFPALGAVVVGMMLQSTPVSFGAVGTPIVVGVTGGLNQAAISQQLAADGSSWETFFRLITSEVALTHGLIGVFMPLILVTVMVRFFGENRSWREGLSIAPFALFVGVCFVVPYMLVGVFLGPEFPSLLGGLIGLAIVVPAARKGFLLPKDIWDFPPRSQWPAEWLGTIEIKVEDVAGRAPMSTLRGWMPYVIVAVLLVISRTVPAVKSALSSVSTGWSNILGEQGVSGSVEWLYLPGGIILIAVICTIFLHQMRASQVKAAFAESSKTLLGAGFVLLFTIPMVRILINSGVNESDLVSMPVAMAQLVADGVGHVYPLFAPAVGALGAFIAGSNTVSNLMLSAFQFNVAEALSVSTAMMVALQAVGAAAGNMIAIHNVVAASATVGLLGREGTTLRKTILPTLYYCLFAGIVGLLAFYVFHIGDPLMGG, encoded by the coding sequence ATGGACCATACGGTGTTGTCACTGCTTGCCTTCCTGCCGCTGATCCTGGCCGGGGTACTGCTGATCGGCCTGCGCATGGCGGCGCGCACGGCCATGCCGATCGTCTTCGTGGTGGCGGTGCTGATCGCACTGTTCGCCTGGGACATGACCGCCAACCGGGTGCTGGCATCGACTCTCCAGGGGCTGATCCTGACCGTGGCGCTGCTGTGGATCATCTTCGGCGCCATCCTGCTGCTCAACACGCTCAAGCACTCCGGCGGCATCATGGCGATCCGCAACGGCTTCTCCGGCATCAGCCCGGACCGCCGCGTGCAGGCGCTGATCGTCGCCTGGCTGTTCGGCTGCTTCATCGAGGGCGCCTCGGGCTTCGGCACGCCGGCCGCAGTGGCCGCGCCGCTGATGGTGGCACTCGGCTTCCCCGCGCTGGGTGCGGTGGTGGTGGGGATGATGCTGCAGTCGACCCCGGTCTCCTTCGGCGCCGTGGGCACGCCGATCGTGGTCGGCGTCACCGGCGGGCTCAACCAGGCGGCGATCAGCCAGCAGCTCGCTGCCGACGGCTCGAGCTGGGAGACCTTCTTCCGCCTGATCACCTCCGAGGTGGCGCTCACCCACGGCCTGATCGGGGTGTTCATGCCGCTGATCCTGGTCACCGTGATGGTGCGCTTCTTCGGCGAAAATCGCTCCTGGCGCGAGGGCCTCTCGATCGCACCCTTCGCGCTCTTCGTCGGGGTCTGCTTCGTGGTGCCCTACATGCTGGTGGGGGTCTTCCTGGGGCCGGAGTTCCCGTCGCTGCTGGGCGGATTGATCGGTCTGGCGATCGTGGTGCCGGCGGCACGCAAAGGCTTTCTGCTGCCCAAGGATATCTGGGACTTCCCGCCACGCTCGCAGTGGCCGGCCGAGTGGCTGGGCACGATCGAGATCAAGGTCGAGGACGTCGCCGGGCGCGCCCCGATGTCGACCCTGCGCGGCTGGATGCCCTATGTGATCGTCGCCGTACTGCTGGTGATCTCGCGCACCGTGCCGGCGGTCAAGTCGGCGCTCTCCTCGGTCAGCACCGGCTGGAGCAACATCCTCGGCGAACAGGGCGTCTCCGGCAGCGTGGAGTGGCTCTATCTGCCCGGCGGCATCATCCTGATCGCGGTGATCTGCACCATCTTCCTGCACCAGATGCGCGCCAGCCAGGTCAAGGCGGCATTCGCCGAATCCTCGAAGACCCTCCTCGGTGCCGGCTTCGTGCTGCTGTTCACCATCCCCATGGTGCGCATCCTGATCAACTCCGGCGTCAACGAGTCCGATCTGGTCTCGATGCCGGTGGCGATGGCGCAACTGGTGGCCGACGGCGTGGGCCACGTCTATCCGCTGTTCGCCCCTGCGGTGGGCGCGCTGGGCGCCTTCATTGCCGGCTCCAACACCGTCTCCAACCTGATGCTCTCGGCGTTCCAGTTCAACGTGGCCGAGGCGCTCAGCGTCTCCACCGCGATGATGGTGGCGCTGCAGGCGGTGGGCGCGGCGGCCGGCAACATGATCGCCATTCACAACGTGGTCGCGGCCTCGGCCACCGTGGGGCTGCTCGGCCGCGAGGGCACCACGCTGCGCAAGACGATCCTGCCGACCCTCTACTACTGCCTGTTCGCGGGCATCGTCGGCCTGCTCGCCTTCTACGTGTTCCATATCGGCGACCCGCTGATGGGTGGCTGA
- the glcD gene encoding glycolate oxidase subunit GlcD codes for MAAIHAEAPGLTLLAREEDLRPFECDGLSAYRTLPLLVALPATLEEVTALMRVCHAQRVPVVTRGAGTGLSGGALPLAKGVLLVMSRFNRILELDPDARLARVQPGVRNLAISEAAGPHGLYYAPDPSSQIACSIGGNVAENAGGVHCLKYGLTVHNVLSVEIVTIEGERMTLGSEALDAPGFDLLALFTGSEGMLGVITEVTVKLLPKPQVAKVLMASFDDVERAGKAVGDIIAAGCIPGGLEMMDNLAIRAAEDFVHAGYPVEAEAILLCELDGVEADVHADCERVRELLERAGASEIRLARDDAERQLFWAGRKAAFPAVGRMSPDYYCMDGTIPRRELPRVLKGINELSATYGLRVANVFHAGDGNLHPLILFDANRPGELETAETIGAKILELCVEVGGTITGEHGVGREKLNQMCTQFAADELTQFHAVKFAFDEHRLLNPGKNIPTLARCAEFGAMHVHHGELPHPELPRF; via the coding sequence ATGGCGGCGATTCACGCCGAGGCGCCAGGGCTCACCCTGCTGGCGCGCGAAGAGGATCTGCGCCCGTTCGAGTGCGACGGGCTCTCCGCCTACCGCACCCTGCCGCTGCTGGTGGCGCTACCGGCGACCCTCGAAGAGGTGACGGCGCTGATGCGGGTCTGCCACGCCCAGCGCGTGCCGGTGGTGACCCGCGGCGCCGGTACCGGGCTCTCCGGCGGTGCGCTGCCGCTGGCCAAGGGCGTGCTGCTGGTAATGTCGCGCTTCAACCGTATTCTCGAACTCGATCCCGATGCGCGCCTGGCGCGGGTGCAGCCGGGGGTGCGCAACCTGGCCATCTCCGAAGCCGCCGGGCCGCACGGGCTCTATTACGCCCCCGATCCCTCGTCGCAGATCGCCTGTTCGATCGGTGGCAATGTCGCCGAGAACGCTGGCGGGGTGCACTGCCTCAAGTACGGGCTCACCGTACACAACGTGCTCAGCGTCGAGATCGTCACCATCGAGGGTGAACGCATGACCCTGGGCAGCGAGGCACTGGACGCGCCCGGCTTCGATCTGCTGGCACTGTTCACCGGTTCGGAGGGCATGCTCGGGGTGATCACCGAGGTCACCGTCAAGCTGCTGCCCAAGCCGCAGGTGGCCAAGGTGCTGATGGCCAGCTTCGACGACGTCGAGCGTGCCGGCAAGGCGGTGGGTGACATCATCGCCGCCGGCTGCATTCCCGGCGGCCTGGAGATGATGGACAACCTGGCGATTCGCGCCGCCGAGGACTTCGTCCACGCCGGCTATCCGGTCGAGGCCGAGGCGATCCTGCTGTGCGAGCTCGACGGCGTCGAGGCCGATGTCCACGCCGACTGCGAGCGCGTGCGCGAGCTGCTCGAGCGCGCCGGGGCCAGCGAGATCCGGCTCGCCCGTGACGACGCCGAGCGTCAGCTGTTCTGGGCCGGGCGCAAGGCGGCCTTCCCCGCCGTGGGGCGCATGTCGCCGGACTACTACTGCATGGATGGCACCATTCCCCGGCGCGAGCTGCCGCGGGTGCTCAAGGGCATCAACGAGCTCTCCGCGACCTACGGGCTGCGCGTCGCCAACGTCTTCCACGCCGGCGACGGCAACCTGCATCCGCTGATCCTGTTCGACGCCAACCGCCCCGGCGAGCTGGAGACCGCCGAGACCATCGGCGCCAAGATTCTCGAACTCTGCGTCGAGGTCGGCGGCACCATCACCGGCGAGCACGGCGTTGGACGCGAGAAGCTCAACCAGATGTGCACCCAGTTCGCCGCCGACGAGCTGACCCAGTTCCATGCGGTCAAGTTCGCCTTCGACGAACATCGCCTGCTCAATCCGGGCAAGAACATTCCCACGCTGGCGCGCTGCGCCGAATTCGGCGCCATGCACGTGCACCACGGCGAGCTGCCCCACCCCGAGCTGCCCCGCTTCTAG